The proteins below are encoded in one region of Candidatus Dadabacteria bacterium:
- the rsmA gene encoding ribosomal RNA small subunit methyltransferase A has translation MDDMKGEQIFRQTKRLGQNFLNDPNILRKICATAKLHKEDHVIEIGPGKGSLTEHLAHGAGRITAIEKDKRLKTFLDERFGESANIRFVYEDVLKIGFSRFSDGKKTKLVSNLPYNISTQVLIKLFDERELFSKIVVMLQKEVAQRISSAKGRKSYGSLSILLQSCFNVEIAFKVSRRVFYPVPEVDSAVVVLDPLKEPVFSVSSEKTFRTVTRCAFSSRRKTIRNSLSNFFERETVEQALSDSSIDQRRRAESLSVEEFARLADSFHAINQ, from the coding sequence ATGGATGATATGAAGGGGGAGCAGATATTCCGTCAGACTAAGAGGCTTGGACAGAATTTTCTGAACGACCCCAACATACTCCGTAAGATCTGCGCCACTGCAAAGCTCCACAAAGAAGATCATGTGATTGAAATCGGACCCGGAAAGGGGAGCCTCACGGAGCATCTCGCACACGGTGCTGGCAGAATCACGGCAATTGAGAAAGACAAGAGGCTGAAGACCTTTCTTGACGAGAGATTCGGGGAATCTGCAAACATCAGATTTGTTTACGAAGATGTCCTTAAAATCGGGTTCAGTCGTTTTTCCGACGGAAAAAAGACGAAACTTGTATCCAATCTTCCCTATAACATATCCACTCAGGTTCTAATTAAGCTTTTCGATGAAAGAGAACTTTTCTCAAAGATAGTAGTGATGCTGCAAAAGGAAGTGGCGCAGAGGATATCCTCTGCAAAGGGACGGAAGAGCTACGGTTCCCTCTCGATACTTCTCCAGAGCTGTTTCAACGTAGAGATTGCCTTCAAAGTTTCCCGGCGCGTGTTCTATCCGGTTCCCGAGGTGGATTCGGCGGTGGTGGTGCTCGATCCGCTTAAGGAGCCTGTGTTTTCTGTATCGAGCGAGAAGACCTTCAGGACCGTTACCAGATGTGCGTTTTCCTCGCGGAGAAAGACCATAAGGAATTCTCTCAGCAACTTCTTTGAGAGGGAAACCGTTGAACAGGCACTTTCAGACTCGAGTATCGATCAGCGAAGAAGGGCGGAATCCCTTTCGGTTGAGGAATTCGCGAGATTGGCCGACAGCTTCCACGCGATAAATCAGTAG
- the dacB gene encoding D-alanyl-D-alanine carboxypeptidase/D-alanyl-D-alanine-endopeptidase — MDSRIKTLILHTLVLLFVFLPAAPSHAEVNEKKILSFISKNSSSRKKIGVMVRSADTGKTVFRYNSKEEFIPASNNKILSSIAALSLLGKGFRFKTEFYLGGGIHSGVGHGGLYVKGFGDPTIDIEKLREIAGRIKALGITGIEGGIYLDGSYFDDIHYGEGWDPEWRGKSFCPPVTAISFNYNSAKIKISASRVQGVPATVRTEPAEFPFPIKNRVSTKLKRSGVRAQYNERNELRLSGYVSSRKKAETLEISVPDPFFYFGATLKQVLKKEGIEVSGPIERRRVPRWTGKIFTHYSEPLGAIIHEYNKESVNIIGESIVKVIGAKHLNTQGSWKSGTHVIENHLRRIGLNGNFSVADGSGLSRLNRVSPEDITEALHVAYGDPDISEEFVASLPIAGVDGTLKKRFRALKGRIYAKTGYLEGARSLSGYAFAKNGRVYVFSIISNGMGTRVKKLQNLLLRELVY; from the coding sequence ATGGATTCCAGAATAAAGACCCTGATTCTGCACACGCTCGTTTTACTCTTTGTGTTTCTGCCGGCGGCACCTTCTCACGCTGAAGTAAACGAGAAAAAAATACTCTCCTTTATTTCGAAAAATTCCTCGTCGCGAAAGAAAATCGGGGTCATGGTCCGTTCCGCCGATACCGGCAAGACGGTTTTTCGCTATAACAGCAAAGAGGAATTCATTCCCGCCTCCAATAACAAAATACTTTCCTCCATAGCGGCGCTTTCCCTGCTCGGAAAGGGTTTTCGGTTCAAAACGGAGTTTTATCTGGGTGGAGGAATACACTCGGGAGTCGGCCACGGCGGTCTTTACGTAAAAGGGTTCGGAGACCCCACTATAGACATCGAGAAGCTCAGAGAGATTGCAGGGCGGATTAAGGCTCTCGGGATAACAGGAATCGAGGGCGGGATTTACCTAGACGGTTCGTATTTTGACGACATCCATTACGGAGAAGGCTGGGATCCTGAATGGCGCGGCAAAAGCTTCTGCCCTCCCGTAACGGCGATTTCGTTTAATTACAACTCGGCCAAGATAAAAATTTCCGCGTCCAGGGTGCAGGGAGTTCCCGCAACGGTGAGAACGGAACCCGCCGAGTTTCCCTTCCCGATCAAAAACAGGGTTTCCACCAAGCTGAAAAGATCGGGTGTGAGAGCACAGTACAACGAACGAAACGAACTCAGGCTCTCCGGATACGTCTCCTCCCGAAAAAAAGCCGAGACCCTAGAGATTTCGGTGCCAGACCCGTTTTTTTACTTCGGGGCTACACTCAAGCAAGTTCTCAAGAAGGAAGGAATTGAAGTAAGCGGACCCATAGAGCGCAGGAGAGTGCCTCGGTGGACCGGCAAAATATTCACCCATTACTCAGAACCTCTGGGCGCCATTATCCATGAGTACAACAAAGAAAGCGTCAATATAATCGGAGAAAGCATAGTCAAAGTGATCGGGGCCAAGCATCTCAACACCCAAGGATCATGGAAATCCGGCACGCACGTAATTGAAAATCATCTGAGGAGAATTGGTCTTAACGGAAACTTCTCCGTGGCCGACGGTTCCGGTCTTTCGAGGCTAAACAGGGTGTCCCCCGAGGATATAACCGAGGCGCTCCATGTGGCCTACGGCGATCCGGACATTTCAGAGGAGTTCGTTGCGTCCCTTCCGATCGCCGGAGTTGACGGAACTCTCAAAAAAAGATTTCGCGCCCTCAAGGGCAGAATCTATGCGAAAACCGGATATCTTGAAGGAGCCAGATCTCTATCCGGCTACGCATTCGCAAAAAACGGGCGGGTTTATGTTTTTTCCATCATATCAAACGGCATGGGAACAAGGGTAAAGAAACTTCAGAATCTGCTTCTTAGGGAACTTGTCTACTGA
- a CDS encoding MBL fold metallo-hydrolase, with amino-acid sequence MQVASTRGRIHRFSYKQNSKEIRLIIKCIPGGIFIENCYIIGDEDTNEAMLVDPGEQIAEISEEIEKSGLEVKKIVNTHTHLDHVAGVEAFKKMLGIPFYIHEKEQPVLDLLPEAKMRFPGFDFVEVPEVDGYVKEGETLSVGNLRGEILLVPGHTWGHICFVFGKSIIAGDTVFAGSVGRVDLTGGTSMTELVGSIRSEILQYPDHYEIHPGHGPQTTVGIEKRTNPFLVGTFAL; translated from the coding sequence ATTCAAGTGGCTTCCACCCGGGGGCGGATTCATCGATTTTCGTATAAACAGAACTCAAAGGAGATCAGATTGATAATAAAATGCATCCCGGGCGGGATATTCATTGAAAACTGTTACATCATAGGGGATGAAGATACGAACGAGGCTATGCTCGTTGATCCCGGAGAGCAGATAGCGGAGATATCCGAGGAAATCGAAAAATCAGGACTCGAGGTAAAAAAAATAGTTAATACCCACACGCACTTGGATCACGTGGCCGGTGTCGAGGCTTTCAAGAAAATGCTTGGCATACCCTTTTACATACACGAAAAAGAACAGCCCGTCCTTGATTTGCTTCCCGAGGCGAAGATGAGGTTCCCGGGATTTGACTTTGTCGAAGTCCCTGAGGTAGATGGTTACGTGAAAGAAGGAGAAACTCTTTCTGTGGGGAATCTCAGGGGAGAGATACTCCTTGTTCCGGGACATACCTGGGGGCATATATGTTTTGTTTTCGGAAAATCAATAATAGCTGGAGACACTGTTTTCGCTGGAAGCGTAGGAAGGGTGGATCTTACCGGGGGAACGAGCATGACGGAGCTTGTCGGGTCGATCCGCTCCGAGATTCTTCAATATCCCGACCATTACGAAATCCATCCGGGCCACGGCCCTCAAACGACAGTGGGAATTGAAAAAAGGACTAATCCTTTTCTCGTGGGAACTTTTGCTCTTTAG
- the pyrE gene encoding orotate phosphoribosyltransferase: MKTGIRSLLKAPEESSGEILAIAPSRRKMAVPHRRRSRSGLLIFRINRYNYENNISFSSESRKMNKSREKLKLILKSKSILLGNFTLASGKQSSYYIDARLTTLDPEGAHLISEILLGEIAAQGGVTAVGGPSTGADPMVGAIISRSYEQDMPLRGFIVRKKEKEHGTGNMIEGGLTEGDSVAIVEDVITTGGSVLRAIDLVESAGAEVRGVLCVVDRGENTEKAFLERGCSFFSIFSVSELL; this comes from the coding sequence ATGAAAACCGGTATCAGGTCTCTCTTAAAAGCCCCAGAGGAGAGTTCCGGGGAGATTTTAGCGATAGCCCCAAGCAGGAGAAAAATGGCTGTTCCGCACAGAAGAAGGAGCCGGTCCGGTTTATTGATTTTCCGCATCAATAGGTACAATTACGAAAATAACATTTCATTCAGTTCGGAATCCCGGAAGATGAACAAGAGCAGAGAAAAATTAAAACTAATTCTAAAAAGCAAATCAATCCTGCTCGGAAATTTCACTCTGGCATCGGGAAAGCAAAGTTCCTACTACATTGACGCCAGGCTCACGACTCTGGATCCTGAAGGCGCCCACCTGATATCAGAAATACTTCTGGGCGAAATCGCCGCTCAGGGAGGCGTAACGGCTGTCGGAGGACCGTCCACGGGTGCCGATCCGATGGTGGGAGCCATCATTTCCAGAAGTTATGAGCAGGACATGCCGCTTCGCGGATTCATAGTAAGAAAGAAGGAAAAAGAACATGGGACCGGGAACATGATAGAGGGCGGACTTACCGAGGGAGACAGTGTGGCAATAGTTGAGGACGTGATTACAACCGGTGGTTCCGTTCTAAGAGCCATTGATCTTGTCGAGTCCGCCGGAGCCGAGGTCCGTGGGGTCCTCTGCGTCGTCGACAGGGGAGAGAACACAGAAAAAGCCTTCCTTGAGCGGGGCTGTAGCTTTTTTTCCATATTCAGCGTTTCGGAACTTCTCTAG
- the polA gene encoding DNA polymerase I, whose translation MSQHPLYLIDGSSYIFRAYYGVRADLSTSDGFPTNAVYGFATMLLKFLREYEPRYLGMVFDSRGEVFRNEIYPEYKANRDEAPESLQLQFSKIFELVRAFSIPMLAMEGYEADDIIGTIARAQGTSKVVLVTGDKDFCQLVSENVTLVDTMRERVTGVQEVHQKYGIEPGQMIDFFALVGDKVDNIPGVAGVGEKTASALISKYGNLDGVYRNLEELRPSVAKRLREHKDNAYLSRELVTIKTDVEVGTGIEDFRYGGYAAEDLQEIFSELEFEKLLDEIGASRTPGESEAVRYDSYETVFDEMSLGQVIRIVEEAGELSIDLETDSRLPMNAGIVGFSLCTAPGRAFYVPVGHTGIMEAEKQMKPETALSMLKPVLESEGIRKIGQNIKYDMLVLKNHGVSLRGIYFDTMLAAHLLDASRGSYKLDELSRTELGHKMISYDDVTGKGKSRKNFAEVDIETAARYSCEDSDVALILSRKFLETLKKEGLWDLYRENVLGLVPVLCDMEFTGVSVDTAILGKMSEEFERDLDSIEGGIYEKTEGKFNINSTKQLSEVLFEKLGLPVKKKTAKGAFSTDSEVLRDLSTIHEVPRLILRHRFLSKLKSTYIDQLPRLINPVTGRIHTSFNPAGTSTGRLSSSDPNLQNIPIKTRDGKRIRKSFVAKDGCVILSADYSQIELRLLAHFSEDPTLLEALRDDKDVHVATACEIFNASEDQITSEMRNLAKTINFGIIYGISAFGLSKQLGTTVSVSRNYINRYFDRYSEVKTYMQASVEEARNRGYTETLVGRRRPIPELVSGNRVERGRGEREAINTPIQGSAADIINLAMIRIFRRLEEGEFRSKMILQVHDELLFEVYEAELEKLRTHIKNDMENAWELRVPLRVEMRAAENWAEAH comes from the coding sequence ATGTCCCAGCACCCGCTCTATCTGATTGACGGCAGCTCATATATATTCAGAGCGTATTACGGCGTAAGGGCCGATCTTTCCACCTCCGATGGGTTTCCAACCAACGCCGTCTACGGATTTGCAACCATGCTTCTTAAGTTTCTCAGGGAATACGAACCGAGGTACCTGGGGATGGTGTTCGATTCCAGGGGAGAAGTGTTCAGAAACGAAATATACCCTGAGTATAAGGCCAACAGGGACGAGGCCCCAGAAAGCCTCCAGCTCCAGTTCTCTAAGATTTTCGAACTGGTACGGGCATTCTCAATACCAATGCTCGCAATGGAGGGATACGAGGCCGATGACATCATAGGAACCATAGCCAGGGCACAGGGAACATCAAAGGTGGTTCTGGTCACCGGAGATAAGGATTTCTGCCAGCTGGTGTCTGAGAACGTGACTCTGGTTGACACAATGAGGGAACGTGTAACCGGAGTGCAGGAAGTGCACCAGAAGTACGGGATCGAGCCCGGACAGATGATTGATTTCTTCGCTCTTGTGGGAGACAAGGTTGACAACATTCCGGGAGTGGCGGGCGTAGGGGAGAAAACCGCTTCGGCCCTTATATCCAAGTACGGGAATCTTGACGGCGTATATAGAAACCTTGAAGAACTTCGCCCCAGCGTCGCGAAGAGGCTAAGAGAGCACAAAGACAATGCATACCTCAGCCGAGAGCTCGTTACCATAAAAACTGATGTCGAAGTAGGAACCGGAATCGAGGACTTCAGATACGGTGGATACGCTGCCGAAGATCTTCAGGAAATATTCTCAGAGCTTGAATTTGAAAAGCTTCTGGACGAAATCGGTGCATCCCGTACGCCAGGCGAAAGTGAAGCAGTAAGATACGATTCCTACGAAACTGTTTTCGATGAGATGTCCCTCGGCCAGGTCATAAGAATAGTAGAGGAGGCAGGAGAACTCTCAATAGATCTCGAGACGGATTCTAGACTGCCGATGAACGCAGGGATAGTCGGCTTTTCACTGTGCACAGCCCCGGGACGGGCTTTTTACGTCCCCGTAGGACACACGGGAATCATGGAAGCCGAAAAGCAGATGAAACCTGAGACCGCACTTTCTATGCTGAAACCAGTTCTCGAGTCCGAGGGCATAAGGAAAATAGGACAGAATATAAAATACGATATGCTCGTACTTAAAAATCACGGCGTCAGTCTCAGGGGAATTTACTTTGACACGATGCTGGCCGCACACCTGCTCGACGCTTCCCGGGGAAGCTACAAGCTTGACGAACTCTCAAGAACTGAGCTTGGCCACAAGATGATTTCCTACGATGACGTTACAGGAAAAGGGAAATCAAGGAAGAACTTCGCCGAAGTTGATATCGAGACGGCAGCAAGGTACTCGTGCGAAGATTCGGACGTGGCGCTTATTCTTTCAAGAAAATTTCTTGAGACTCTGAAAAAAGAGGGGCTCTGGGACCTTTACAGGGAAAATGTTCTGGGCCTTGTTCCGGTTCTTTGCGACATGGAGTTCACGGGAGTGAGCGTCGACACCGCTATTCTCGGGAAAATGTCTGAGGAGTTCGAGAGGGATCTCGATTCCATCGAGGGCGGAATATATGAAAAAACCGAAGGAAAGTTCAACATAAACTCGACAAAGCAGCTCTCCGAAGTGCTCTTCGAGAAGCTAGGGCTTCCCGTTAAGAAAAAAACCGCGAAAGGCGCCTTTTCCACCGATTCCGAAGTTCTAAGGGATCTGTCGACAATCCACGAAGTGCCGCGTCTCATACTCAGACACAGGTTTCTCTCCAAGCTGAAATCTACCTACATCGACCAACTTCCGAGACTCATAAATCCGGTCACCGGAAGGATTCACACCTCTTTTAACCCTGCCGGCACCTCAACCGGCAGACTGAGTTCCAGCGATCCCAACCTTCAGAACATCCCGATAAAAACCAGGGACGGAAAAAGAATACGAAAATCGTTCGTGGCAAAAGACGGCTGCGTTATACTGTCGGCTGACTATTCCCAGATAGAGCTTCGTCTGCTCGCCCATTTCTCTGAGGACCCGACCCTGCTTGAAGCTCTCCGAGACGATAAGGATGTGCACGTCGCAACGGCCTGCGAAATCTTTAACGCAAGCGAAGACCAGATCACCTCCGAGATGCGAAACCTCGCTAAGACCATAAACTTCGGGATAATATATGGCATAAGCGCTTTCGGGCTCTCAAAGCAACTCGGTACCACGGTCTCGGTATCAAGAAATTACATAAACAGATATTTTGACAGATATTCTGAAGTGAAAACCTATATGCAGGCATCAGTTGAAGAAGCCAGGAACAGGGGCTACACAGAGACGCTTGTTGGGAGAAGAAGGCCGATACCGGAGCTTGTTTCGGGAAACAGGGTAGAGAGGGGAAGAGGAGAGCGTGAGGCTATAAATACTCCGATACAGGGATCCGCAGCGGATATAATAAATTTGGCCATGATCCGCATATTCAGAAGACTTGAAGAGGGAGAATTTCGCTCGAAAATGATCCTCCAAGTTCACGACGAGCTTCTCTTTGAGGTTTACGAAGCAGAGCTTGAAAAACTACGAACTCATATAAAAAACGACATGGAAAACGCCTGGGAACTCAGAGTACCGCTTAGAGTGGAAATGCGCGCCGCAGAGAACTGGGCCGAGGCTCACTAA
- a CDS encoding methyltransferase domain-containing protein gives MKLGAYGYIKQFLRDPKRTGSIGPSNEELSELVTETARLNEMGTVVELGSGTGVFTEKILEKKSPEALFFAIEINPEFCEATKSRCPSATVYRDSAENMKKYLEQHGKDSCDCIISSLPWAVFDHGTQDRLLNVIWDVLKPGGRMITFSYSISMMVPNARRFRSTLRNKFTSVVKSKTVWSNFPPAFVYSAEK, from the coding sequence TTGAAACTCGGAGCATACGGTTACATAAAACAGTTTCTCAGAGATCCAAAGCGCACCGGCTCCATAGGGCCTTCAAACGAGGAGTTGTCGGAGCTTGTCACCGAGACCGCCCGGCTCAACGAAATGGGAACCGTGGTGGAACTTGGCTCTGGAACCGGGGTTTTCACCGAGAAGATTCTTGAGAAGAAAAGTCCGGAAGCACTGTTTTTCGCAATAGAGATCAATCCCGAGTTCTGCGAGGCGACCAAATCACGATGTCCTTCCGCGACAGTCTACAGGGATTCCGCGGAGAACATGAAAAAATATCTCGAGCAGCACGGAAAAGATTCCTGCGACTGCATTATCTCAAGTCTCCCTTGGGCCGTATTTGACCACGGAACCCAGGACAGGCTACTTAACGTCATCTGGGATGTACTCAAGCCTGGAGGCAGGATGATCACATTCAGCTATTCAATCAGCATGATGGTTCCAAATGCCAGAAGATTCCGCTCAACGCTCCGAAACAAGTTCACAAGCGTCGTTAAGTCGAAAACCGTCTGGTCCAATTTCCCTCCAGCGTTTGTTTACAGCGCGGAAAAATAA
- a CDS encoding acylphosphatase — protein sequence MERRAVILVKGKVQGVFFRVSTAQTATELGIKGHVENLMDGNVRIVAEGTTENLEKLIEWCGEGPPRAKVESVEFKWLPPGGGFIDFRINRTQRRSD from the coding sequence ATGGAACGAAGAGCCGTTATCCTGGTAAAGGGAAAGGTGCAGGGAGTTTTCTTCAGAGTCTCGACGGCCCAAACAGCGACTGAGCTTGGCATCAAGGGACATGTCGAGAACCTCATGGATGGAAACGTCAGAATAGTCGCTGAAGGAACGACCGAGAATCTCGAAAAGCTGATTGAGTGGTGCGGAGAAGGACCGCCCCGCGCAAAGGTCGAATCGGTTGAATTCAAGTGGCTTCCACCCGGGGGCGGATTCATCGATTTTCGTATAAACAGAACTCAAAGGAGATCAGATTGA
- the thrC gene encoding threonine synthase: MSEYRAHFRCIDENCSETYPIDEIIYRCKKCDNLLDVQHDMETLGQKTPEQWKELFDSRYRKQVWPFGSGVWGKKEWVMPSIENEKIVSMYEGCTNLFWAERFGKQVGAEDLWIKMCGNSHTGSFKDLGMTVLVSAVNQMISDNVSIPAVACASTGDTSAALAAYCASAGIPSIVFLPKDKVSIAQLIQPISNGSLVLSLDTDFDGCMEMVQRITSEHNIYLANSINSLRIEGQKTISIELCQQFDWEVPDWVIIPGGNLGNVSALGKGFLMMYELGVIKKLPRIVCAQAQNANPLYLSYLKGFEEFTPVTAKKTLANAIQIGNPVSINKAISILRRFDGVVEQASEDELSHASAMADRTGTFNCPHTGVALAVFLKLLEKKVLSPKEKIVVVSTAHGLKFVEFKAGYHRSVLEGISSELSNVPVELPNDYKAVKNAIQSRIPVQ, from the coding sequence ATGAGTGAGTACCGAGCCCATTTCAGATGCATAGACGAGAACTGCTCTGAAACCTATCCCATCGACGAAATCATTTACAGGTGCAAGAAGTGCGACAATCTTCTTGACGTTCAGCACGACATGGAAACTCTGGGGCAAAAAACGCCCGAGCAATGGAAAGAGCTTTTTGACAGCAGGTACAGAAAGCAGGTCTGGCCTTTCGGAAGCGGCGTCTGGGGGAAGAAGGAGTGGGTTATGCCCTCAATCGAAAACGAGAAAATAGTTTCAATGTACGAGGGGTGCACGAACCTTTTCTGGGCCGAGAGGTTCGGAAAACAGGTAGGCGCTGAAGATCTCTGGATAAAGATGTGTGGCAACAGCCACACGGGATCCTTCAAGGATCTGGGGATGACCGTGCTCGTATCGGCCGTAAACCAGATGATAAGCGACAACGTGAGCATCCCGGCGGTAGCCTGCGCCTCAACTGGGGATACATCGGCTGCTTTGGCCGCCTACTGCGCGTCTGCAGGCATTCCTTCCATAGTCTTTCTCCCCAAAGACAAGGTATCCATTGCCCAGTTGATCCAGCCCATATCGAACGGATCTCTGGTTCTCTCCCTGGATACGGACTTTGACGGCTGCATGGAGATGGTCCAGAGAATAACCAGCGAGCATAACATTTATCTTGCAAATTCGATCAACTCCCTGCGCATAGAGGGACAGAAAACTATAAGCATAGAACTTTGCCAGCAGTTTGACTGGGAGGTCCCGGACTGGGTAATAATTCCAGGCGGCAACCTAGGCAACGTGTCCGCGCTCGGGAAGGGATTCCTGATGATGTATGAGCTCGGCGTCATAAAAAAACTTCCGAGAATAGTCTGTGCGCAGGCACAGAACGCAAACCCTCTTTACCTGAGCTATCTTAAGGGATTTGAAGAATTTACCCCCGTAACAGCGAAAAAAACCCTCGCAAATGCCATACAGATCGGAAACCCGGTAAGCATCAACAAGGCAATTTCGATCCTCAGGCGATTTGACGGAGTTGTGGAGCAGGCATCGGAAGACGAACTTTCCCATGCCTCGGCAATGGCGGACAGAACAGGCACGTTTAACTGCCCGCACACAGGAGTTGCACTCGCGGTGTTTTTGAAACTGCTTGAGAAAAAGGTTCTTTCTCCCAAGGAGAAGATAGTGGTGGTTTCCACAGCTCACGGGCTTAAATTCGTTGAGTTCAAAGCCGGCTACCATAGGTCCGTTCTTGAAGGGATATCTTCTGAGCTAAGCAATGTTCCGGTGGAACTTCCAAACGATTACAAGGCCGTAAAAAACGCAATACAAAGCAGAATTCCGGTCCAGTAG
- a CDS encoding inorganic phosphate transporter, with amino-acid sequence MSVLLVVTLVLSAFLALNIGANNSAASMATSYGAGVRSKRQAVWLIAIFALLGALTAGAPVVETVGKGIVSAETLSSDIGFIFIILLLGIGFIVWANIVRTPIATTHAIVCAIVGIGLYTQTLNSDSFIRVLKWWILAPIVAWLINFAVAKFFYFKIVHYLASNFSEKRVNVILTVLITISGTFIAFSGGANNSANAIGPIVSLGLIDSYPGAILAGVAMGVGAILLGGRVLETLGKKITEICIIRAISVEFTAAVIILLASLYGIPVSIAEIVTAGVVGFSCAQHGFVQTSKNSHVVKIGFFWFVVPVITVGVSYYISLVYIKYGLSSYLSFLG; translated from the coding sequence TTGAGCGTTTTACTTGTTGTAACACTTGTGCTTTCGGCATTTCTGGCCCTTAACATAGGAGCCAACAATTCCGCGGCGTCCATGGCGACATCGTACGGTGCCGGCGTAAGGTCGAAAAGACAGGCCGTATGGCTTATAGCTATCTTTGCTCTCCTCGGAGCGCTTACGGCCGGAGCGCCCGTGGTGGAGACCGTAGGCAAGGGAATAGTGTCGGCCGAGACCCTCTCTTCCGATATAGGCTTCATATTTATAATTCTGCTTCTCGGGATAGGTTTCATCGTCTGGGCGAATATAGTCCGCACACCTATAGCCACCACCCACGCCATAGTGTGCGCCATAGTGGGAATCGGTCTTTATACTCAGACACTTAATTCCGACAGCTTCATCCGGGTGCTCAAATGGTGGATTCTGGCGCCGATAGTCGCCTGGTTAATAAATTTCGCCGTGGCAAAGTTTTTCTATTTCAAGATAGTCCATTACCTCGCAAGTAATTTCTCGGAGAAAAGAGTCAACGTCATCCTGACCGTGCTGATTACCATATCCGGAACTTTTATCGCCTTTTCGGGAGGCGCCAATAATTCCGCAAACGCCATAGGGCCGATAGTAAGCCTGGGGCTGATAGACTCCTATCCGGGCGCAATTCTTGCCGGTGTCGCAATGGGGGTGGGAGCAATTCTGCTGGGAGGCAGAGTTCTTGAGACCCTAGGGAAAAAAATAACGGAGATATGCATAATAAGGGCTATCTCGGTCGAGTTTACGGCTGCGGTAATAATACTGCTCGCTTCGTTATACGGAATTCCGGTTTCGATCGCCGAGATAGTAACAGCCGGAGTTGTGGGTTTTTCGTGCGCGCAGCACGGATTTGTCCAGACTTCCAAAAACAGCCATGTTGTAAAAATCGGTTTTTTCTGGTTTGTTGTTCCTGTGATAACCGTAGGGGTAAGTTATTACATATCCCTCGTATATATAAAGTACGGCTTGTCGTCGTATCTGAGTTTTTTGGGTTAA
- a CDS encoding septum formation initiator family protein yields MRPQRFIRLAAYSVIAVAVALMFFNEISKVYFLKNENKRIEKRIEDLETQNRAYREEIKALKQDERYIEKILREELGMIKDKEKIFRFKEE; encoded by the coding sequence ATGAGACCGCAAAGATTCATTAGGTTGGCTGCGTACTCGGTGATTGCCGTAGCGGTGGCCTTGATGTTTTTCAACGAGATTTCCAAGGTCTATTTTCTCAAGAACGAAAACAAGAGGATAGAGAAGAGGATAGAGGACTTAGAAACGCAGAACAGGGCGTACAGAGAAGAAATAAAGGCCCTTAAGCAAGACGAAAGATACATTGAGAAAATACTGAGAGAGGAACTGGGGATGATAAAAGACAAAGAAAAGATATTCAGGTTCAAAGAAGAATAA
- a CDS encoding phosphoadenylyl-sulfate reductase, whose amino-acid sequence MKFSEKDVKNLNHEFERSSPEDILAWASANLDRSVALATSFQVQGMVLVDMFAKANPEARIFTLDTGRLHSHTYDVMDKTREKYNINIEVLFPDTAEVEEMVISHGVNLFYKSVENRRLCCQVRKTNPLNGYLKNLDAWITSIRADQTEQRAESSKFEIDYLHGKMLKINPILDWTADQVWDYVRKNDVPYNKLHDMGYPSIGCAPCTRAVEEGEDPRAGRWWWEQGSDKECGIHFSREPQS is encoded by the coding sequence ATGAAATTTTCTGAAAAAGACGTAAAGAACCTCAATCACGAGTTTGAGCGAAGTTCTCCTGAGGATATCCTCGCCTGGGCTTCTGCGAACCTCGACCGCTCGGTGGCGCTTGCAACCAGCTTCCAGGTCCAAGGGATGGTGCTTGTCGACATGTTCGCAAAGGCAAACCCCGAAGCGAGAATCTTCACTCTTGATACCGGGAGGCTTCATTCCCATACGTACGACGTCATGGACAAGACAAGAGAAAAATACAACATCAACATCGAGGTGCTTTTCCCCGACACGGCTGAAGTGGAGGAGATGGTGATCAGCCACGGGGTAAATCTTTTTTACAAAAGCGTTGAAAACAGAAGACTCTGCTGCCAAGTGAGAAAAACCAACCCGCTTAACGGATACTTAAAAAACCTAGACGCCTGGATTACCTCCATAAGGGCGGACCAGACGGAGCAGCGGGCAGAGTCAAGCAAGTTTGAGATCGACTACCTGCACGGAAAGATGCTCAAGATAAACCCTATTCTTGACTGGACCGCCGACCAGGTATGGGACTACGTAAGGAAAAACGATGTTCCTTATAACAAGCTCCACGACATGGGATATCCAAGCATAGGATGCGCTCCCTGCACAAGGGCCGTTGAGGAGGGAGAAGATCCTAGGGCCGGCAGGTGGTGGTGGGAGCAAGGCTCGGACAAAGAATGCGGAATTCACTTCAGTCGCGAACCGCAGTCTTAA